Proteins from one Microbacterium proteolyticum genomic window:
- a CDS encoding RDD family protein, with protein sequence MTVPVENEYPGQRLGLPREGRGSIARPGRRIAALLIDVACAGLIGFAFFSAPDPVTGVPFANPIATNLIFFLVQIVFIPLIGGSPGHRLLGMRLELASGGWVGVWRPIIRTLLLGLIIPAVVCDADQRGLHDKAVGTVLVRS encoded by the coding sequence GTGACCGTCCCCGTCGAGAACGAGTATCCGGGCCAGCGACTCGGCCTTCCCCGCGAGGGACGCGGGTCCATCGCACGTCCCGGTCGGCGCATCGCCGCTCTCCTGATCGATGTCGCGTGCGCCGGCCTCATCGGCTTCGCGTTCTTCTCGGCGCCGGATCCCGTGACGGGAGTGCCGTTCGCGAACCCGATCGCGACCAACCTCATCTTCTTCCTCGTGCAGATCGTGTTCATCCCGCTGATCGGCGGGAGCCCGGGGCACCGCCTGCTGGGGATGCGTCTCGAACTGGCATCCGGGGGATGGGTGGGCGTCTGGCGCCCGATCATCCGCACTCTGCTGTTGGGCCTCATCATCCCCGCCGTCGTGTGTGATGCCGATCAACGCGGCCTCCACGACAAGGCCGTCGGCACGGTCCTCGTCCGCAGCTGA
- the lpdA gene encoding dihydrolipoyl dehydrogenase, with translation MTEFTADVVVLGGGSGGYAAALRLAELGKDVVLVEKDKLGGTCLHRGCIPTKALLHAAEVADAARGAGDIGVLASFGGIDPAGVRAYREGIVAKKFKGLEGLISARGIRVVRGEGSLESGATVRVGDDVYRGSDVILATGSYSRTLPGLDIGGRVLTSEQALDLDVVPERVVVLGGGVIGVEFASVWRSFGVEVTIVEALPHLLPAEDVSSSKALERAFRKRGIGFQLGRRFSSVTQTESTVTVSLDDGTNLEADYVLVAVGRGPATAGLGFEDAGVRLDRGFVQTDERLRTTAPHVWAVGDIVPGLQLAHRGFQQGIFVAEEIAGLSPVLVPDVDVPRVAYSHPEVASVGLTEAQAQERFGADAVRAYEYNLAGNGRSEIIGTAGIVKIVRRVDGPVIGAHLVGDRVGELITEAQLAVGWEAHPEDIAPFVHAHPTQSEALGEAFLALAGKPLHAL, from the coding sequence GTGACCGAGTTCACGGCCGACGTCGTCGTCCTCGGCGGGGGCAGCGGCGGCTATGCCGCCGCCCTGCGGCTCGCCGAGCTGGGCAAGGACGTCGTCCTCGTCGAGAAGGACAAGCTCGGCGGCACCTGCCTGCACCGGGGCTGCATCCCGACGAAGGCTCTGCTGCACGCGGCCGAGGTCGCCGACGCGGCTCGCGGCGCGGGCGACATCGGCGTCCTGGCGTCGTTCGGGGGGATCGACCCCGCCGGCGTCCGGGCCTACCGCGAAGGCATCGTCGCGAAGAAGTTCAAGGGCCTCGAGGGGCTCATCTCCGCGCGCGGCATCCGCGTGGTCCGGGGCGAGGGCTCCCTCGAGAGCGGCGCGACCGTGCGGGTGGGCGACGACGTCTACCGCGGGTCGGACGTGATTCTCGCGACCGGGTCCTACAGTCGGACGCTCCCGGGGCTCGACATCGGGGGTCGCGTCCTCACCAGCGAGCAGGCGCTCGACCTGGATGTCGTGCCCGAGCGCGTGGTCGTGCTCGGCGGTGGGGTCATCGGTGTGGAGTTCGCGAGCGTGTGGCGATCGTTCGGCGTCGAGGTGACGATCGTCGAGGCGCTCCCCCATCTGCTGCCCGCGGAGGACGTCTCCTCCAGCAAGGCCCTGGAACGCGCGTTCCGCAAACGCGGGATCGGGTTCCAGCTCGGACGGCGCTTCTCCTCCGTGACGCAGACCGAGTCCACCGTGACCGTGAGCCTCGACGACGGGACGAACCTCGAGGCCGATTACGTCCTGGTCGCGGTCGGCCGGGGGCCGGCCACCGCGGGTCTGGGGTTCGAGGACGCGGGCGTCCGGCTCGACCGCGGGTTCGTCCAGACCGACGAGCGACTGCGCACCACGGCCCCGCACGTCTGGGCCGTCGGAGACATCGTGCCCGGGCTCCAGCTCGCGCACCGCGGCTTCCAGCAGGGCATCTTCGTGGCGGAGGAGATCGCCGGTCTGTCTCCCGTCCTCGTGCCCGACGTCGACGTGCCGCGCGTCGCCTACTCGCACCCCGAGGTCGCCTCCGTGGGGCTGACGGAAGCACAAGCCCAGGAGCGCTTCGGTGCCGATGCCGTCCGCGCCTACGAGTACAACCTGGCAGGCAATGGCCGCAGCGAGATCATCGGGACCGCGGGCATCGTGAAGATCGTGCGCCGCGTCGACGGCCCCGTCATCGGGGCTCACCTCGTCGGCGATCGCGTCGGCGAACTCATCACGGAAGCGCAACTCGCCGTCGGGTGGGAAGCCCATCCCGAGGACATCGCCCCGTTCGTCCACGCCCACCCCACGCAGAGCGAGGCATTGGGTGAGGCCTTCCTCGCCCTGGCCGGCAAGCCCCTGCACGCACTCTGA
- a CDS encoding alpha/beta hydrolase → MSTPTVADLPLVVEPDVLTGLGDRLVDVANEMQTSMSDVHARWNVLRDADVFHVAGTDAVPQMLDRPAADARSFAEALVTARNALWEAGSVEFADLKKRREELSSRIPGIVADYSAAVDATALADATYRSTRGDAVDPSVAADAALARLHASTTLSSAESALDSLRSDIDTFRRDVEDAEDRLAARLRGVTGGTEVTGAGGEPVRVAQLFWGFSESPYPGAPSAAAVSRSLAEQLTYDLGRSAERRIDWLATADREVVARWLDGHPDFVQAVAFIDAQRADDLFADLAGASTAGPDGEWNAGALGQLMALAPLVVGNLNGIPVAQRGMFNLAGLAQIERRDDLDDETRSRLVALKSVLDRRGRDGSRPALLSLFLDTDGSPRANIAFGDVESADQVTTLTHGIRTSLQSVVEWSNAGANLQSALTTELKRTGSDRTAAVVLVMDWDSGGIPEVLGIDRPDAGAARLSETLKGIRGVNPSTQIDAGAHSLGTTMTSQAIADNPGLVSHVWFFGSAGVTEQAGDSLADQIRSGQLSVNATHADADPIAAWGRKDWLGSTHAEDPRDVPGVSSFSSDGGVVPGFGSVQGEFGEGTDSHDTANSMKDVLVGWTVGPGGAPIPRYESVEQTGYLDPSAESFKHFVVGLREALETAGANE, encoded by the coding sequence ATGAGCACCCCGACCGTCGCCGACCTTCCGCTCGTGGTCGAGCCTGACGTTCTCACGGGGCTCGGTGACAGGCTCGTGGATGTCGCGAACGAGATGCAGACCTCCATGTCGGACGTGCACGCTCGCTGGAATGTGCTCCGGGATGCCGACGTCTTCCACGTTGCGGGGACGGATGCCGTTCCGCAGATGCTCGACCGACCCGCGGCCGACGCCCGAAGCTTCGCAGAAGCGCTCGTCACCGCCCGCAACGCGCTGTGGGAAGCGGGGTCGGTGGAGTTCGCCGACCTGAAGAAGCGTCGAGAAGAATTGTCATCCCGGATCCCGGGAATCGTCGCGGACTATTCCGCCGCCGTCGATGCGACAGCCCTCGCCGATGCGACCTACCGCTCGACGCGCGGAGATGCTGTCGACCCCTCGGTGGCCGCGGATGCAGCGCTGGCACGACTTCACGCGTCGACGACACTGAGCTCGGCAGAGAGCGCTCTCGACAGCCTGCGCTCCGATATCGACACGTTCCGCCGTGACGTCGAGGATGCCGAGGACCGCCTGGCCGCGCGCCTGCGCGGCGTCACCGGCGGCACCGAGGTGACGGGCGCGGGCGGCGAACCCGTGCGCGTCGCGCAGCTCTTCTGGGGCTTCTCCGAATCGCCGTACCCGGGCGCTCCGTCGGCGGCAGCCGTGAGCCGGTCGCTTGCCGAGCAGCTGACGTACGACCTGGGTCGATCCGCTGAGCGGCGCATCGACTGGCTCGCCACGGCTGACCGTGAGGTCGTCGCGCGCTGGCTCGACGGGCATCCCGATTTCGTGCAGGCTGTCGCTTTCATCGACGCCCAGCGCGCGGACGACCTGTTCGCCGATCTCGCCGGCGCCTCCACCGCGGGACCCGACGGCGAGTGGAACGCCGGCGCCCTCGGACAGTTGATGGCGCTGGCGCCGCTGGTGGTCGGCAATCTCAACGGCATCCCGGTTGCCCAGCGCGGTATGTTCAATCTGGCCGGTCTCGCGCAGATCGAGCGCAGGGACGATCTCGACGACGAGACGCGTTCACGGCTGGTGGCACTGAAGTCCGTGCTCGACCGTCGTGGCCGGGACGGCTCCCGCCCGGCTTTGCTGAGTCTCTTCCTCGATACCGACGGATCGCCGCGGGCGAATATCGCTTTCGGTGATGTCGAGAGCGCGGACCAGGTGACGACGCTGACGCATGGCATCCGGACGAGTCTCCAGTCGGTCGTCGAGTGGTCGAATGCGGGTGCCAACCTCCAGTCGGCTCTCACAACGGAGCTGAAACGGACCGGGAGCGACCGGACGGCGGCGGTGGTGCTCGTGATGGACTGGGATTCCGGCGGTATCCCGGAGGTCCTGGGGATCGATCGACCGGATGCCGGTGCGGCGCGTCTCTCCGAGACCCTGAAGGGCATCCGCGGGGTCAATCCGTCAACACAGATCGACGCGGGGGCGCATTCGTTGGGAACGACGATGACGAGCCAGGCGATTGCAGACAACCCGGGGCTCGTGTCGCACGTGTGGTTCTTCGGCTCGGCCGGGGTCACCGAACAGGCGGGCGACTCCCTCGCCGACCAGATCCGATCGGGTCAGCTTTCGGTCAACGCCACGCATGCCGATGCCGACCCGATCGCCGCATGGGGGCGCAAGGACTGGCTGGGCAGCACGCACGCCGAGGACCCGCGCGACGTGCCGGGCGTCTCGTCGTTCAGCTCGGACGGGGGTGTCGTACCGGGCTTCGGCTCTGTGCAGGGCGAGTTCGGCGAGGGCACCGACAGCCACGACACGGCCAACAGCATGAAGGATGTGCTCGTCGGCTGGACCGTGGGACCGGGCGGTGCGCCCATCCCCCGCTACGAGTCCGTGGAACAGACCGGGTATCTCGACCCGTCTGCGGAATCGTTCAAGCACTTCGTGGTGGGATTGCGCGAGGCACTGGAGACGGCAGGAGCGAACGAATGA
- a CDS encoding DUF6507 family protein yields MKGAIVEDYRVDPDRVIGVLASVDDAGAGIARAITDMDDLAMDGHSLVVDGRRTLASAWGDLLEERRSVPGKLAHTVAAAAAGVVEATTAVVAGDLDMSVSSREAESRALDEWGIDSPLAYGQAY; encoded by the coding sequence ATGAAAGGGGCCATCGTGGAGGACTACCGGGTCGATCCTGATCGCGTTATCGGTGTTCTGGCGAGCGTCGACGACGCCGGCGCGGGGATTGCACGTGCCATCACCGACATGGACGACCTGGCCATGGACGGTCACAGTCTGGTGGTCGACGGCCGACGGACCCTGGCCAGCGCCTGGGGCGATCTGCTCGAGGAACGTCGGTCCGTGCCCGGCAAGCTCGCGCACACGGTGGCTGCTGCGGCGGCCGGCGTGGTTGAGGCTACGACGGCGGTCGTCGCAGGGGACCTCGACATGTCGGTCTCGTCGCGCGAGGCGGAGTCCCGCGCGCTGGACGAGTGGGGCATCGATTCTCCGCTCGCCTACGGTCAGGCGTACTGA
- a CDS encoding leucyl aminopeptidase, producing the protein MPFPSVTYSDVPVLDSGADAILLVVAKSDGSEPDPAGWDGLKASLAAVGFSGGAGSFQRVHVPGVTLPVAVVGAGATPDAAALRDAVGTGLRQLTGFEHVAVQPLVDAAWAPLAEGAALGGYRFAGYKSETPKARASRVSVHGTTPPPDAEQTAVAAVAGAVALVKDLVTTPAEWLGPADFADAAVAAVDGLPVTVTVLDEHALTDGGYGGILGVGQGSDRPPRLVHLEYSPADADRHVALVGKGITFDTGGLSLKPAASMVGMKYDMCGAATVLAVLRAAAEMALPVRVSAWLCIADNMPSGRATRPGDVLRMLDGTTVEVLNTDAEGRLVLADGLVAASRENPDLIVDVATLTGAITVALGNRHTGVMGDDEAVAEYLAAAGRVAELAWQLPLPAHMVDELDSPIADLQNAKIGDPAGGSLFAGLFLRHFVGRVSEDADAPRIPWVHLDIAGVGMNKSAPHGFTDKGVTGATVRSLVELLSAGSAR; encoded by the coding sequence ATGCCATTCCCCTCCGTGACGTACTCCGATGTCCCCGTCCTCGACTCCGGCGCCGATGCGATCCTCCTGGTGGTCGCGAAGTCCGATGGCTCGGAGCCGGACCCCGCGGGATGGGACGGTCTGAAGGCTTCGCTCGCCGCCGTGGGTTTCTCTGGCGGCGCCGGTTCGTTCCAGCGCGTGCACGTTCCCGGTGTGACCCTCCCGGTCGCGGTGGTCGGCGCGGGCGCGACGCCGGACGCGGCCGCCCTTCGGGACGCGGTCGGTACGGGCCTGCGCCAGCTGACGGGTTTCGAGCACGTCGCGGTGCAGCCGCTGGTGGATGCCGCCTGGGCTCCGCTCGCCGAGGGTGCGGCGCTGGGCGGTTACCGTTTCGCCGGGTACAAGAGCGAGACGCCGAAGGCCCGCGCCTCCCGCGTGAGCGTCCACGGGACGACGCCGCCTCCGGATGCCGAGCAGACCGCGGTCGCGGCGGTCGCCGGTGCGGTCGCGCTCGTGAAGGACCTCGTGACGACGCCCGCCGAGTGGCTCGGTCCGGCCGACTTCGCCGACGCCGCGGTCGCGGCCGTCGACGGTCTTCCGGTGACGGTCACCGTGCTCGACGAGCACGCGCTCACGGACGGCGGCTACGGCGGCATCCTCGGCGTCGGCCAGGGTTCGGACCGTCCGCCGCGCCTGGTCCACCTCGAGTACTCCCCCGCCGATGCCGACCGCCACGTCGCCCTCGTGGGCAAGGGCATCACGTTCGACACCGGTGGGCTGTCGCTGAAGCCCGCGGCATCCATGGTCGGGATGAAGTACGACATGTGCGGTGCCGCGACGGTGCTCGCCGTGCTCCGGGCCGCCGCCGAGATGGCCCTGCCGGTCCGGGTGAGCGCCTGGCTGTGCATCGCCGACAACATGCCGTCGGGTCGCGCGACGCGCCCGGGCGACGTGCTGCGCATGCTGGACGGCACCACCGTCGAGGTGCTGAACACCGACGCCGAGGGGCGCCTGGTGCTCGCCGACGGGCTCGTCGCCGCGAGCCGCGAGAACCCCGACCTCATCGTCGACGTGGCCACCCTCACGGGCGCGATCACGGTCGCTCTCGGCAACCGCCACACCGGGGTGATGGGTGACGACGAGGCGGTGGCCGAGTATCTCGCCGCCGCGGGCCGCGTGGCCGAGCTCGCCTGGCAGCTCCCCCTCCCCGCGCACATGGTCGACGAGCTGGACTCCCCCATCGCCGACCTGCAGAACGCCAAGATCGGCGACCCGGCGGGCGGGTCCCTGTTCGCCGGCCTCTTCTTGCGGCACTTCGTCGGTCGCGTCTCCGAGGATGCGGACGCTCCGCGCATCCCGTGGGTGCACCTGGACATCGCCGGTGTCGGGATGAACAAATCCGCCCCGCACGGGTTCACGGACAAGGGTGTGACGGGCGCCACGGTGCGTTCGCTCGTCGAACTCCTCTCCGCGGGGAGCGCGCGGTGA
- the glnA gene encoding type I glutamate--ammonia ligase, producing MFKDSSEVLKFIQDEDVKFLDIRFTDLPGVQQHFNIPASTVDEEFFTVGQLFDGSSIRGFANIHESDMQLIPDVTTAYLDPFREAKTLIMVFDIYNPRNGEIYSKDPRQVAKKAEKYLASTGIADTAFFAPEAEFYIFDDVRYEVKQNASFYSVDSEEGAWNTGRVEEGGNLANKTPYKGGYFPVSPVDKQADLRDDISLKLIDAGLILERAHHEVGTGGQAEINYRFDTMVHAADDILKFKYIVKNTALEWGKVATFMPKPLFGDNGSGMHTHQSLWNDGKPLFYDETGYGGLSDLARWYIGGILAHAPAVLAFTNPTLNSYHRLVKGFEAPVNLVYSAGNRSAAIRIPITGTNPKAKRIEFRAPDASGNPYLAFAAQLMAGIDGIKNRIEPHEPVDKDLYELPAEEAKNIPQVPNSLLDSLEALRADHEFLLAGGVFTEELIETWIEYKIENEIQPIAQRPHPFEYELYFGV from the coding sequence ATGTTCAAAGATTCGTCCGAGGTGCTGAAGTTCATCCAGGACGAGGACGTCAAGTTCCTCGACATCCGTTTCACGGATCTTCCTGGCGTGCAGCAGCACTTCAACATTCCCGCGTCGACCGTCGACGAGGAGTTCTTCACCGTCGGACAGCTGTTCGATGGCTCGTCGATCCGCGGGTTCGCGAACATCCACGAGTCGGACATGCAGCTCATCCCCGACGTGACGACGGCGTACCTCGACCCGTTCCGCGAGGCGAAGACGCTCATCATGGTCTTCGACATCTACAACCCGCGCAACGGCGAGATCTACTCGAAGGACCCGCGTCAGGTCGCCAAGAAGGCCGAGAAGTACCTCGCCTCCACCGGCATCGCCGACACCGCGTTCTTCGCGCCCGAGGCCGAGTTCTACATCTTCGACGACGTCCGCTACGAGGTGAAGCAGAACGCCAGCTTCTACTCCGTGGACTCCGAGGAAGGCGCCTGGAACACCGGTCGCGTGGAAGAGGGCGGCAACCTCGCCAACAAGACGCCCTACAAGGGCGGCTACTTCCCCGTCTCCCCCGTCGACAAGCAGGCCGACCTTCGCGACGACATCAGCCTCAAGCTGATCGACGCCGGCCTCATCCTCGAGCGCGCTCACCACGAGGTGGGTACGGGTGGTCAGGCTGAGATCAACTACCGCTTCGACACCATGGTGCACGCGGCCGACGACATCCTGAAGTTCAAGTACATCGTCAAGAACACGGCTCTCGAGTGGGGCAAGGTCGCGACCTTCATGCCGAAGCCCCTCTTCGGCGACAACGGTTCGGGCATGCACACGCACCAGTCGCTGTGGAACGACGGCAAGCCGCTGTTCTACGACGAGACCGGCTACGGCGGGCTCTCCGACCTCGCACGCTGGTACATCGGTGGCATCCTGGCTCACGCCCCCGCCGTGCTCGCGTTCACGAACCCGACCCTCAACAGCTACCACCGTCTGGTGAAGGGCTTCGAGGCGCCGGTCAACCTGGTGTACTCGGCCGGTAACCGCTCCGCGGCCATCCGTATCCCGATCACGGGCACGAACCCCAAGGCCAAGCGCATCGAGTTCCGCGCGCCGGACGCCTCGGGCAACCCGTACCTCGCGTTCGCCGCGCAGCTGATGGCCGGCATCGACGGCATCAAGAACCGCATCGAGCCGCACGAGCCCGTCGACAAGGACCTCTACGAGCTCCCCGCCGAAGAGGCCAAGAACATCCCGCAGGTTCCCAACTCGCTGCTCGACTCGCTCGAGGCCCTCCGCGCCGACCACGAGTTCCTGCTCGCCGGTGGCGTCTTCACCGAGGAGCTCATCGAGACCTGGATCGAGTACAAGATCGAGAACGAGATCCAGCCGATCGCTCAGCGCCCGCACCCCTTCGAGTACGAGCTGTACTTCGGGGTCTGA
- the sucB gene encoding 2-oxoglutarate dehydrogenase, E2 component, dihydrolipoamide succinyltransferase codes for MSTSVVLPALGESVTEGTVTRWLKQVGDTVQEDEGLLEISTDKVDTEIPSPVSGVIEEILVQEDETVEVGAVLAKIGDGSGASSSDDAPEAAPAEETPAPAAEEPAAPAAESAPAESAPAEQSAPAASSDATEVKLPELGESVTEGTITRWLKAVGDDVAVDEPLLEISTDKVDTEIPSPVAGTLQEILVQEDETVAVGSALARIGSGAAAPAQAQPAPAIEEEPIQQPQPNEVPEQPAAPAEQPAAPAQEKPAEQPAPAAEPAAPAAQPSAPAAAPSAPASSGDEVTYVTPLVRRLAQQQGVDLATVTGSGVGGRIRKEDVLKAAEAAKSAPAAAAAPAAAAAPAAPVEVSPLRGTTQKMSRLRKVIAERAVASMQATAQLTTVVEVDVTKVAALRDRVKGEFQQKTGDKLSFLPFFALAAIEALKTYPIINSTVEGDEIVYPAHENVAIAVDTERGLLTPVVKDAGEKNIAQLAREIADLAARTRDNKLKPDELAGGTFTLTNTGSRGALFDTPIVFLPQSAILGLGAVVKKPGVVSVDGKDAISVRSYVYLALSYDHRIIDGADAARFLGAVKARLEAAQFEGDLGI; via the coding sequence ATGAGCACTTCCGTCGTCCTCCCCGCTCTCGGCGAGAGCGTGACCGAGGGAACGGTCACCCGCTGGCTCAAGCAGGTGGGTGACACCGTCCAGGAGGACGAAGGTCTGTTGGAGATCTCGACCGACAAGGTCGACACCGAGATCCCCTCGCCCGTCTCCGGCGTGATCGAAGAGATCCTCGTCCAGGAGGACGAGACCGTCGAGGTCGGCGCCGTCCTGGCGAAGATCGGTGACGGTTCCGGCGCGTCGTCCTCGGACGACGCTCCCGAGGCCGCTCCGGCCGAGGAGACTCCGGCTCCCGCCGCCGAGGAGCCGGCTGCGCCGGCCGCGGAGTCCGCGCCCGCCGAGTCGGCCCCCGCCGAGCAGTCCGCCCCCGCCGCGTCGTCCGACGCGACCGAGGTCAAGCTCCCCGAGCTCGGTGAGAGCGTCACCGAGGGCACGATCACCCGGTGGCTCAAGGCCGTGGGCGACGACGTCGCGGTCGACGAGCCCCTGCTCGAGATCTCGACCGACAAGGTCGACACCGAGATCCCCTCGCCGGTCGCCGGCACGCTGCAGGAGATCCTCGTCCAGGAGGACGAGACGGTCGCCGTCGGTTCCGCCCTCGCCCGCATCGGAAGCGGCGCGGCCGCGCCGGCCCAGGCCCAGCCCGCCCCGGCCATCGAGGAGGAGCCCATCCAGCAGCCTCAGCCCAATGAGGTTCCCGAGCAGCCCGCTGCCCCCGCGGAGCAGCCCGCTGCCCCCGCGCAGGAGAAGCCGGCCGAGCAGCCCGCCCCGGCGGCGGAGCCTGCCGCGCCGGCAGCTCAGCCCTCGGCCCCGGCCGCCGCTCCGTCGGCTCCCGCCTCCAGCGGCGACGAGGTCACGTACGTGACCCCGCTGGTGCGCCGCCTGGCCCAGCAGCAGGGTGTCGACCTCGCCACCGTCACCGGTAGCGGCGTCGGCGGACGAATCCGCAAGGAGGACGTGCTGAAGGCCGCCGAGGCCGCGAAGTCGGCCCCGGCTGCCGCTGCCGCCCCCGCTGCTGCCGCCGCCCCCGCTGCGCCGGTCGAGGTCTCGCCGCTGCGCGGAACGACGCAGAAGATGTCGCGTCTGCGCAAGGTCATCGCCGAGCGCGCCGTCGCATCGATGCAGGCCACGGCTCAGCTGACGACCGTCGTCGAGGTCGATGTCACGAAGGTCGCGGCGCTCCGCGATCGCGTCAAGGGCGAGTTCCAGCAGAAGACGGGCGACAAGCTGTCGTTCCTCCCCTTCTTCGCCCTCGCCGCCATCGAAGCGCTGAAGACCTACCCGATCATCAACTCCACGGTCGAGGGCGACGAGATCGTCTACCCGGCCCACGAGAACGTCGCGATCGCCGTCGACACCGAGCGCGGCCTGCTCACCCCGGTCGTCAAGGACGCCGGCGAGAAGAACATCGCCCAGCTCGCTCGCGAGATCGCCGACCTGGCGGCCCGGACGCGCGACAACAAGCTGAAGCCCGACGAGCTCGCCGGTGGCACCTTCACCCTGACGAACACGGGTTCGCGTGGCGCGCTGTTCGACACGCCGATCGTCTTCCTCCCGCAGTCGGCCATCCTCGGCCTCGGTGCGGTCGTGAAGAAGCCCGGTGTGGTCTCGGTCGACGGCAAGGATGCGATCTCGGTCCGTTCGTACGTCTACCTGGCGCTCTCGTACGACCACCGCATCATCGACGGTGCCGACGCGGCCCGCTTCCTCGGTGCGGTCAAGGCCCGTCTCGAGGCTGCGCAGTTCGAAGGCGACCTCGGGATCTGA
- a CDS encoding DUF4191 domain-containing protein — MAARTSTPEKRPGFFSQLRTLYTFTQKEYRWLPFALAGIVLAGTGLGVLVGFLIPPVAVWSVILWGVTGLLAGILVGMITMTRLSTRAMYRRMDGMPGATGHVISSSLGRNWQASETPIGVNPRTQEAVYRAIGRGGVVLIGEGSQTRLSRLVNEERARVQRVAAGVPVTVFYVGHGDGEVEIKNLASAIKALPKKVDRTTQAAVIKRVSSVSQGLSSLPIPKGVDPTKMRAPRPR, encoded by the coding sequence ATGGCCGCTCGCACCTCCACCCCCGAGAAGCGTCCGGGATTCTTCTCCCAGCTTCGCACCCTGTACACCTTCACGCAGAAGGAGTACCGCTGGCTGCCCTTCGCGCTGGCCGGCATCGTCCTCGCGGGCACCGGGCTCGGCGTGCTCGTCGGCTTCCTGATCCCTCCGGTCGCCGTCTGGAGCGTCATCCTGTGGGGTGTCACGGGTCTCCTGGCCGGCATCCTGGTCGGAATGATCACGATGACCCGTCTGTCCACGCGGGCCATGTACCGCCGGATGGACGGTATGCCGGGCGCCACCGGCCACGTCATCTCTTCTTCGCTGGGCCGCAACTGGCAGGCGTCCGAGACGCCCATCGGGGTGAACCCCCGCACGCAGGAGGCGGTCTACCGCGCGATCGGCCGCGGCGGCGTGGTCCTCATCGGTGAGGGTTCGCAGACACGCCTGTCGCGTCTCGTCAACGAGGAGCGGGCGCGCGTCCAGCGGGTCGCCGCCGGTGTTCCGGTGACGGTGTTCTACGTCGGACACGGCGATGGCGAGGTCGAGATCAAGAACCTGGCCTCCGCGATCAAGGCCCTGCCGAAGAAGGTCGACCGCACGACGCAGGCGGCGGTCATCAAGCGCGTGTCGTCGGTGTCGCAGGGGTTGTCGTCGCTGCCGATCCCCAAGGGCGTCGACCCGACGAAGATGCGCGCCCCGCGTCCCCGCTGA